Genomic window (Streptosporangiales bacterium):
GGCGTCGACCTGACCGTCCTTCAGCTTGGTCGCGGCGTCGTCGAAGTCGCTCTGGAACTGCTTGACGTCCTTCTCCGGGTCCATGCCATAGGCCTCCATGATCTGCACGAAGGCCAGCGCAGTGCCGCTGCCGGGCGGACCGATGTCGACCCGCTTGCCCTTGAGGTCGGCGAACGTCTTGATACCGGACTTCTTCGAGGCCACCATCTGGTACACCTCGTGGTACACGTTGCCGAGCGAGACGATGTCCTCGACCGGCTTGCCCTCGAACTCGGCACCCTTGCCCTCGGACGCCTGGGACGAGAGGCCGTTGATCGCCATGATGAGGTCGACCTCACCCTGGTCGAGCAGCTTGAGGTTCTCGACGCTCGCGCCGCTGGCCTGGGTGCTGACGTTGACGCCCTTGATCTCCGAGGTCCACTTCTGGGCGATCTCGCCACCGAGCGGGAAGTAGGTACCGCCGGTCGACCCGGTCGCCATGGTCAGCTGGCCGCCGCCACCGCCCTTCCCCTCGCTCTCCTGGGGCGTCGAGCAGCCGGACAGGGCCAGCGCTCCGGTCGTGAGGAGGACGATGCCACCCGTGAGGAGACGGTGTCTCCGGTTACCGCTCTTCATCGTTTCCTACATCCTTCCTGGCAGCGGCCGGTTGAGCGCGGATCCAGTGGCGTTGATTGTGGTGGAACCCCGGTCTTGGTGCAAGCATTACCTTCGAAGGGAATGCGGACGTTACCGAAGCGTCCCCAAGGCATCCGCATTCTTGCGCGAGGGCCGACCCCGCCTGACAGGATGCTTCGATGAGCAATACGACCGAAGCACTCGTGGCACCGTACGGCACGTGGGAGTCGCCGATCGACGCCAGCCAGGTCGCCGGGACCGTACGCAGGCTGAACTGGCCCGGGCTCGTCGGCGACGAGCTGTGGTGGGTCGAAGGCGGCGGCGAGGACAGCGGCCGCGACACCCTCATGCGGCGCAGCGCCGACGGCACGGTCGCCGAGCTGCTGCCCGCACCCTGGTGGACGCGCAACCGGCTGCACGAGTACGGCGGCTGCCCGTGGGCGGCGGTGGCCGAGGGTACAGCGGTGGTATTCACGCACTGGCTGGACCACCGGATCTACCGGTTCGACCTGGCCGCAGACACCGCCGTACCGCTCACGCCGCAGCCGGCGCAGGAAGCCGGTCTGCGGTACGCCGACCTGGTGCCGGGCGCCCCGGGCGAGCTACTCGCAGTGCGGGAGCGGCATACCGACGGTCACATCGACCGACACATCGTGGCCGTACCGCTGGACGGTTCCGCCGCCGACGACCCGCCCGCGGTCCGCGAGGTGGTCGGCGGGTCGCATTTCCTGGCCAACCCCCGGCTGTCCCCGAACGGGCGGCGGCTGGCCTGGCTGGCGTGGGACCACCCCGACATGCCGTGGGACGCAACCGAGCTGCGGGTCGGCGAGCTCGACCCCGACGGCACCGTGCATCGCTACCAGACCGTGCTCGGCGGCCACAACAAGTCCGCGGTGCCCGCGGAGTCGGTGTTCCAGCCGGAGTGGGCCGACGACGACTCGCTCTACGCAGTCGCCGACCGTACCGGCTGGTGGAACCTGTACCGGGTGCCGCGCGACGGCGGCGAGCCGACGCCGCTGTGCGAGCGGGGGGAAGAGTTCGGCCGGCCGCTGTGGATGCCGGGCTTCCGCACGTACGCCGTACTCGCCGACGGCCGGCTGGCGGTTACGCACAGCGGCGCGGAGAGCAGCTCGCTGAGCGTGCTCGACCCGGCGTCCCGCGAGCTCACGGCTATCGACCTGTCCGGCTCCGACCTCGGTGCCAGCCCGGAGTTCGGCAGCGTGCTCAGCAGCGACGGCCACCGGATCGTCACCCTGGCGTCCAGCGCGACGGAGCACCTGGCCGTGGTCGTGGTCGACCCGGGCAGCGGGTCGGTCACCGTCGAGCGCCAGAGCATCGACCCCGCCGCGCTGCCCGACCTCGGCTGCCTGCCCGAGGTGGAACAGCTGACGCTCTCCAGCGCGGACGGCAAGGCCATCCACGCGAACGTCTACCCGCCCCGCAACCCGTGGTACGAGGCGCCGGACGACGACCTGCCGCCGTACATCGTGCAGGTGCACGGTGGCCCCACGGCGAAGTCGCCGGCCAGGATGAACCTCGAGTTCGCGTACTTCACCAGCCGCGGCATCGGGGTCATCGACGTCAACTACGGCGGCTCCGCCGGCTACGGCAGGCAGTACAGGGAACGGCTGCGCGGGCTGTGGGGCATCGTGGACGTCCAGGACTGCGCGGACGCGGCGCTGGCGCTGGCCGAGGCCGGCCGCGCCGACCGGAACCGGCTGGCCATCAGGGGCGGCAGCGCCGGTGGCTGGACGGTGCTCGCCTCTGTGACGGGCGGGGACACGTACGCCTGCGGCGTCTCCTACTTCGGCGTCGCCGAGCTGGTCACGTTCGCCGCAGACACGCACGACTTCGAGTCGCGCTACCTGGACGGTCTGATCGGTCCGTTGCCAGAGGCGCGGCAGATCTACGAGGAGCGGTCGCCGCTGGCACACGCCGACGACGTCCGCTGTCCCGTACTCCTGCTGCAGGGCCTCGAGGACGAGGTCGTGCCGCCCTCGCAGTCGGAGATGTTCCGCGACGCGCTGGCGAAGAAGCAGATCCGGCACGCGTACCTGGCGTTCGAGGGCGAGCAGCACGGCTTCCGCAAGGCGGAGACGATCGTCGCGAGCGTACAGGCGGAGCTGTCGTTCTACGGTCAGATCATGGGTTTCGACCCGCCGGGGGTACCGAAGCTGACGTTGGAGGGGCACGCATGAGCGGTGGCACGCTGACCTGGGCACCCGCACTCGACCGTCAGGACCTGCTCGCCGAGCCCGTGGTCGCCACTCTTCGGGAGTGGCCGGCCGCTGCCGAGGCGACGGTCGCCGAGATCGACCCGACGCTGGCCGACACCGCGGAGTTCTGCGCGCACTACGGCATCGCGCTCGCCGAGTCGGCCAACTGCGTCGTCGTCGCCGGCAAGCGCGGCGGCGAGGTGTCGTACGCGGCCTGCATGATCCTGGCGACCACGCGGGCCGACGTGAACACCGTGGTACGCAAGCGGTTGGCGGCCAGGAAGGCGTCGTTCGCACCGATGGACGACGCCGTCGCGCTGACCGGCATGGAGTACGGCGGCATCACCCCGATCGGCGTGCCCGCCGACTGGCCGGTGCTCGTCGACGCCGCGGTGGCCGACGCGCCGTGGGCGGTCATCGGCAGCGGCCTGCGCCGGTCGAAGCTCGCCGTCCCAGGCAAGGCGCTGACCACACTGCCGACCGCGGAGGTCGTCGAAGGCCTGGCCACCCCCTTCGAGTAGCGCGCCACACCCGGCCGTGACCGGGTGAAACCGGCGCGTGGGCGTGGTGAAACCGCACCGCGCGAACGTTGCTCCTGGCTACCGAGCGACAGGAGCAACTCGATGACAACCGCTGTCCATGCCCGCGGCCTGGTCAAGGCGTTCGGCGACGTACGCGCCGTCGACCAGGTCGATCTCGACATCCGCACGGGCGAGATCTTCGGCGTACTCGGCCCGAACGGCGCCGGTAAGACCACCATGCTGCGGATGCTGGCCACCCTGCTGACCATCGACGAGGGGGACGCCTCGATCTTCGGCGTGGACGTCCGCCGCGAACCACACCGGGTGCGGCAGCTGGTCGGCGTCACCGGACAGTACGCGTCCGTGGACGAGAACCTGACCGCCGCCGAGAACCTGTGGCTGTTCGGCCGGCTGCAGGGCGTCGGCAGCCGGCGCGCCCGCGCCACTGCGGCCGAGCTGCTCGCGCAGTTCGACCTGGTGGCGGCCGCGGACAAGCGGATCGCCCAGTTCTCCGGCGGGATGCGACGCCGGCTCGATCTGGCGGCGAGCCTCATCACCCGGCCGCCGCTGATCTTCCTCGACGAGCCGACCACCGGCCTGGATCCGCGTACCAGGGGCCAGATGTGGGACACCATCCGCGCGCTCGTGTCGAACGGCTGCACCGTCCTGCTGACCACGCAGTACCTGGACGAGGCGGACCAGCTCGCCGACCGGGTCGCCGTCATCGACCACGGCCGCAAGGTCGCCGAGGGCACGCCCGAGGAGCTGAAGACCTCGGTGGGCGCCTCGACGCTGCGGCTTCAGCTCACCGCGGACGCGGACCGCTCACTCGCGGTGGACGTCGTACGCCGGCAGCTCGGCGAGGAGCCGGTCCACACACCGGAGTCCGGGCGGTTGAGCGTCGCGCTCGACACCCCCGACCGCGCCGCCGACGTGCTGATCGGGCTGCGGCAGGCGGGCGTCCACATCTCCTCGGTGAGCGTCGACCAGCCCACCCTCGACGAGGTCTTCCTCGCAATGACTGGGCGCGGGACCGCGTCCGAGCAGGGCACCGAGAACTCAACAGCCAACGACGAACCCGTCCAGGAGATGGCCCGATGACCACTGTCACGATCGACCCGGCGACCGCCGTCGCCAACGCACGGCCGTACAACCCGCTGGTGCAGACGTTGCGGCAGACCCTGGTGATGGCGTGGCGCGCCACCAAGAAGATGCGGCGCAACCCGGAGCAGTTCTTCGACGTGACGCTCCAGCCGATCCTGTTCACGGCAATGTTCGCGTACATCTTCGGCGGCGCGATCTCCGGTGACGTGCAGAGCTACCTGCCGCTGATGATCCCCGGCATCCTCGCGCAGACCGTGCTCACCACGTGCATGGCGACCGGCGTGTAGCTGCGCGAGGACATGGACAAGGGCGTGTTCGACCGGTTCAAGGCACTGCCGATGGCACGGATAGCGCCACTTGCCGGGCCGATGGTCGCGGACCTGCTCAGGTACACCATCGCGTCGACGCTCACCTTCACCATGGGCATCCTGATCGGCTACCGTCCCGAGGGCGGCGTGCTCGGCGTGCTCGCCGCGGTGCTGCTGGCGATCTTCACCAGCTGGTCGCTGGCGTGGGTGTTCACCTGGGTCGGCACCATCGCCCGCAGCGCGCAGAGCGTGCAGGGCATCTCCATGATGATCCTTTTCCCGCTGACGTTCCTGTCGAACGCGTTCGTACCGGTCGACAGCCTGCCTGGCTGGCTGGCTGCATTCGTCAAGGTGAACCCGGTGTCGCACCTGGTCTCCGCCGCACGTGACCTGGCGAACGACGCCACCGTGAGCGGCGAGGTCGGCTGGACGCTGCTCGCCAGCGTCGTGGTGGTCGCGGTCTTCGCGCCGCTTTCCGTACGCAGCTACAAGCGGCACCTGTGACGGTCGAGCGTCTGGCGGGCCTCGCCGAGCAGGTCGGGACCGCCGCGGTTGCCGTACTCCGCGCGCAGCGCGCTGATCCGGCCGGGCGCACTGCGCTCGGCGTACGGCTCGAGGTTCTCCCACGCCATGGTCGGGAGAGTGCGGTTGTACGCGAACCGTTCGGCCAGCACCAGCAACCGCACCGCCTCGGCCGCCGGCAGGGCGGACCGGACGAGCCCCCAGGCGGCGAGCCCGAACAGCACGGTGCCGCACACCGGGTAGTCGAGGTGCGGCCGGTCGGCGTCCAGCGCCCGCAGGCCGCGGCGCAGGCACGCAAGGAACAGCTCGTCGCCCGCGGCCAGCTGCTCGTCGCCGCCGTAGAGGGCGAACGCGGTCAGCGTCGCCGACTCACCGAACAGCACCCACGGCTCCAACCCGGTCGTAGGTATTCCCAGAGCGGTAGCGACGCGCATCTCCGCCACGGCGTCCTGGTACGCCGCGAGGCCG
Coding sequences:
- a CDS encoding TAXI family TRAP transporter solute-binding subunit; translation: MKSGNRRHRLLTGGIVLLTTGALALSGCSTPQESEGKGGGGGQLTMATGSTGGTYFPLGGEIAQKWTSEIKGVNVSTQASGASVENLKLLDQGEVDLIMAINGLSSQASEGKGAEFEGKPVEDIVSLGNVYHEVYQMVASKKSGIKTFADLKGKRVDIGPPGSGTALAFVQIMEAYGMDPEKDVKQFQSDFDDAATKLKDGQVDAAFAALAMPAGSISEISTSTPVEVVSVSDDVLTKLQEDDPTYNQIDVPAGTYGDSTKSTTVTNWATLYGTSELDDDTACKLTQTMYEQAGEMEHEVSKELKVDTADEARGNIKMHPGSKKYLDTKSCD
- a CDS encoding prolyl oligopeptidase family serine peptidase, which encodes MSNTTEALVAPYGTWESPIDASQVAGTVRRLNWPGLVGDELWWVEGGGEDSGRDTLMRRSADGTVAELLPAPWWTRNRLHEYGGCPWAAVAEGTAVVFTHWLDHRIYRFDLAADTAVPLTPQPAQEAGLRYADLVPGAPGELLAVRERHTDGHIDRHIVAVPLDGSAADDPPAVREVVGGSHFLANPRLSPNGRRLAWLAWDHPDMPWDATELRVGELDPDGTVHRYQTVLGGHNKSAVPAESVFQPEWADDDSLYAVADRTGWWNLYRVPRDGGEPTPLCERGEEFGRPLWMPGFRTYAVLADGRLAVTHSGAESSSLSVLDPASRELTAIDLSGSDLGASPEFGSVLSSDGHRIVTLASSATEHLAVVVVDPGSGSVTVERQSIDPAALPDLGCLPEVEQLTLSSADGKAIHANVYPPRNPWYEAPDDDLPPYIVQVHGGPTAKSPARMNLEFAYFTSRGIGVIDVNYGGSAGYGRQYRERLRGLWGIVDVQDCADAALALAEAGRADRNRLAIRGGSAGGWTVLASVTGGDTYACGVSYFGVAELVTFAADTHDFESRYLDGLIGPLPEARQIYEERSPLAHADDVRCPVLLLQGLEDEVVPPSQSEMFRDALAKKQIRHAYLAFEGEQHGFRKAETIVASVQAELSFYGQIMGFDPPGVPKLTLEGHA
- a CDS encoding ATP-binding cassette domain-containing protein: MTTAVHARGLVKAFGDVRAVDQVDLDIRTGEIFGVLGPNGAGKTTMLRMLATLLTIDEGDASIFGVDVRREPHRVRQLVGVTGQYASVDENLTAAENLWLFGRLQGVGSRRARATAAELLAQFDLVAAADKRIAQFSGGMRRRLDLAASLITRPPLIFLDEPTTGLDPRTRGQMWDTIRALVSNGCTVLLTTQYLDEADQLADRVAVIDHGRKVAEGTPEELKTSVGASTLRLQLTADADRSLAVDVVRRQLGEEPVHTPESGRLSVALDTPDRAADVLIGLRQAGVHISSVSVDQPTLDEVFLAMTGRGTASEQGTENSTANDEPVQEMAR